The Montipora capricornis isolate CH-2021 chromosome 3, ASM3666992v2, whole genome shotgun sequence genome window below encodes:
- the LOC138043595 gene encoding putative fibroblast growth factor 1 isoform X1, which translates to MTPSELSGSERLLLKFFYLCLFVGCTYPSTVQGIPLNTRSRHAHGRHPRSDALDKVTDVPTATARGRLLSRTGYFLEILQNGTVRTNPRNSSIYNILEIQTYNKTLKRFLGVESGYFLACEVTGKRRGKFAGERPVSNNSLFEEHMEENGYITYRPFLYTSSLNITGYLAIKENGKFRRVERTHPGMHAAHFQFLELE; encoded by the exons ATGACGCCCAGTGAGCTTTCAGGGAGCGAAAGGCTTTTGTTGAAG TTTTTTTATTTGTGTCTATTTGTTGGCTGCACATACCCCAGCACGGTGCAAGGAATACCGCTGAACACTAGATCGAGACATGCACATGGAAGACATCCTAGATCTGATGCCCTGGATAAAGTTACCGATGTGCCTACTGCTACAGCAAGAGGCCGCTTGCTTTCAAGAACTGgatattttttagaaattttacaaaatggAACTGTCCGAACAAACCCTAGAAATTCATCGATTTACA ATATTTTGGAAATCCAAACCTACAACAAAACACTGAAAAGGTTTTTAGGTGTTGAGAGTGGTTACTTCTTAGCGTGTGAAGTCACTGGCAAAAGAAGAGGGAAGTTTGCGGGAGAG CGGCCGGTTTCCAACAACTCGTTGTTCGAAGAACACATGGAAGAAAATGGTTATATAACTTACAGACCATTCCTGTACACATCGAGTTTAAACATCACGGGATATCTTGCAATTAAAGAAAACGGAAAATTCAGACGAGTAGAACGTACCCATCCCGGGATGCATGCAGCACACTTTCAATTCTTGGAACTTGAGTGA
- the LOC138043595 gene encoding putative fibroblast growth factor 1 isoform X2 produces MEARCPRGLMFFYLCLFVGCTYPSTVQGIPLNTRSRHAHGRHPRSDALDKVTDVPTATARGRLLSRTGYFLEILQNGTVRTNPRNSSIYNILEIQTYNKTLKRFLGVESGYFLACEVTGKRRGKFAGERPVSNNSLFEEHMEENGYITYRPFLYTSSLNITGYLAIKENGKFRRVERTHPGMHAAHFQFLELE; encoded by the exons ATGGAAGCAAGGTGTCCTAGAGGTTTGATG TTTTTTTATTTGTGTCTATTTGTTGGCTGCACATACCCCAGCACGGTGCAAGGAATACCGCTGAACACTAGATCGAGACATGCACATGGAAGACATCCTAGATCTGATGCCCTGGATAAAGTTACCGATGTGCCTACTGCTACAGCAAGAGGCCGCTTGCTTTCAAGAACTGgatattttttagaaattttacaaaatggAACTGTCCGAACAAACCCTAGAAATTCATCGATTTACA ATATTTTGGAAATCCAAACCTACAACAAAACACTGAAAAGGTTTTTAGGTGTTGAGAGTGGTTACTTCTTAGCGTGTGAAGTCACTGGCAAAAGAAGAGGGAAGTTTGCGGGAGAG CGGCCGGTTTCCAACAACTCGTTGTTCGAAGAACACATGGAAGAAAATGGTTATATAACTTACAGACCATTCCTGTACACATCGAGTTTAAACATCACGGGATATCTTGCAATTAAAGAAAACGGAAAATTCAGACGAGTAGAACGTACCCATCCCGGGATGCATGCAGCACACTTTCAATTCTTGGAACTTGAGTGA
- the LOC138043592 gene encoding nitric oxide-associated protein 1-like, producing the protein MSLFKLHSARKIILGTPRPLISYIHLRNTYFCRIFTSVHGNSASECLISLRLARLFRRLTTSSKLFGDDENANGKKVLDRPEQGVIYSHKSSLGDNTIYEDSLQTFQEQSHVSDETFEPDSLAIEAFTHVHEQAFPKCPGCGVVFQSEDPAKSGFVIPAKNPMTGDLARMGMNATLSTRTLVCQKCFNLKYYNKPFPISISSNEIMDNLRHLRRRKGLILYVVDLLDLPGSLLTNLLDAVGESKRIIIVGNKTDMLPVDGHTGKQKEHLQEMLFAICKTHGLEGANVKSTCLVSAKTGFGMLQLVSKILEHWDHEGDIYLIGCSNSGKTSLFNLLLDLFSVYKKADLLQRATVSLWPCTTQSMLRFPVSHWMLKKLCARLREGVSKDLDDAEIEIDEEIIDKQETSYKVGQNVQRMRGRGRRKLVQSHLTNKSSDVAIIQPSFVMDQLNKNQTWVYDTPGIISDKQISNLLTMDELKLLNPTLWLIPRTFILKPGQSLLLGGLGRVDYLEVKRRTLNNDEEWDTIPRAIKSVFFTVMTSPNLPVHICKEPQADQVYEKHAGTELLGIPRGGKKRMETFPPFKSEEFTVKGLGWDICAADLVLSNLGWVAVTAGSGSLVSVRAHTPNGLGIDVREPAMLPTIVTRRG; encoded by the exons ATGTCTTTATTCAAACTCCATTCAGCAAGGAAAATTATCTTGGGAACACCTAGACCTCTCATTTCTTACATTCATctcagaaatacatatttttgcAGAATATTTACGTCAGTCCATGGGAATTCTGCATCGGAATGCTTAATCAGTCTACGTTTGGCTCGTTTGTTTCGTCGTCTCACTACTTCGTCGAAACTCTTCGGCGACGATGAAAACGCAAATGGTAAAAAAGTCTTGGACCGACCTGAACAAGGTGTAATTTATTCTCACAAAAGCAGTCTTGGTGATAACACGATCTATGAGGACAGCTTGCAGACATTTCAAGAACAATCACACGTTTCAGATGAGACATTTGAACCCGATAGTTTGGCAATTGAAGCGTTCACACATGTGCACGAGCAGGCATTCCCTAAATGCCCAGGTTGTGGGGTTGTTTTTCAAAGCGAGGATCCCGCGAAATCTGGATTCGTTATACCAGCTAAGAATCCAATGACTGGAGACCTAGCCAGGATGGGAATGAATGCAACACTCTCCACAAGAACTCTGGTCTGTCAAAAATGCTTTAATTTGAAATACTATAACAAGCCTTTTCCTATCAGCATAAGCTCCAATGAGATTATGGATAACCTTAGACACTTACGGAGAAGAAAGGGTTTAATTTTGTATGTAGTGGACTTGCTGGACCTACCAGGAAGCCTTTTAACCAATCTTCTTGACGCAGTCGGTGAGTCAAAGAGGATTATTATTGTTGGCAATAAAACAGACATGCTTCCGGTTGATGGACACACTGGAAAGCAAAAAGAACACTTACAAGAAATGCTTTTTGCCATTTGCAAAACTCATGGGCTTGAAGGTGCTAACGTAAAGAGCACGTGCCTCGTCAGTGCAAAAACTGGCTTCGGGATGTTACAACTGGTTAGTAAAATCCTAGAACACTGGGACCACGAGGGTGACATCTACCTCATTGGCTGTAGTAACAGTGGTAAAACATCTTTGTTCAATCTTCTGTTGGACTTGTTCTCTGTTTACAAGAAAGCTGATCTATTGCAGAGGGCAACTGTAAGCTTGTGGCCATGTACAACTCAGAGCATGTTAAGATTTCCTGTAAGCCACTGGATGCTGAAGAAGCTGTGTGCAAGGCTCCGTGAAGGTGTCAGTAAG GACTTAGATGAcgctgaaattgaaattgatgaagaaattaTTGACAAACAAGAGACAAGCTATAAAGTGGGACAGAATGTCCAGAGaatgagggggagggggagaagGAAGCTTGTGCAGTCACACTTGACTAACAAATCCAGTGATGTTGCCATCATTCAACCAAGTTTTGTAATGGATCAACTGAACAAGAATCAGACATGGGTCTATGATACACCTGGAATCATCAGTGACAAACAG ATTTCAAACCTGTTGACAATGGATGAACTGAAACTTCTGAATCCAACACTTTGGCTCATTCCCAGGACCTTTATTCTCAAACCAGGCCAATCTCTACTGTTGGGAGGACTGGGAAGGGTAGACTATCTTGAG GTAAAACGCAGGACACTTAACAATGACGAAGAGTGGGACACAATCCCGAGG GCGATCAAGTCCGTCTTTTTCACGGTCATGACGTCTCCTAATTTACCAGTGCACATTTGCAAGGAGCCACAGGCCGACCAAGTGTATGAGAAGCACGCTGGCACAGAACTCCTTGGT ATACCACGAGGTGGAAAAAAACGAATGGAAACTTTTCCGCCATTCAAATCAGAAGAATTCACTGTTAAAGGACTTGGTTGGGATATCTGTGCGGCTGATTTGGTGCTATCTAATCTGGGCTGGGTGGCTGTGACTGCTGGAAGCGGATCACTGGTATCAGTTAGGGCTCATACACCTAATGGTTTAGGAATTGACGTAAGAGAACCAGCTATGCTGCCTACTATTGTCACAAGGAGAGGTTAG